Proteins encoded by one window of Arachis ipaensis cultivar K30076 chromosome B04, Araip1.1, whole genome shotgun sequence:
- the LOC107639179 gene encoding uncharacterized protein LOC107639179 has product MLVLLPDCALSDSSTSCNGVSYCRSKKRNFNSTKIMNKDGKSSLLSLVKAFDPVLAVYEGFCNLKQVDLKLKICRGSSVKKILVREAIAYSATHLVLGTCHGHHKIRSSTSVAKYCAKKLSKDCSVCAVNNGKVVFKSDGLPDTAALDSQGHRNGLLGSNHWKISKSTKVLSDESAKSDAGKSTGQFSDHSLAKILMDTTEFDRKDSCSVCDPTLALPPPDSCHQSAEEESCNDRGYDNSLAIVPVPAIDAAPPELKPGWPLLH; this is encoded by the exons ATGCTAGTTCTCTTACCTGATTGTGCCTTAAGCGATTCATCAACATCATGCAATGGAGTTTCTTATTGCAGATCGAAAAAGAGAAACTTCAACAGCACAa AAATTATGAATAAAGATGGGAAATCGTCGCTGCTTTCGCTTGTGAAGGCCTTTGATCCTGTTCTAGCTGTTTATGAAGGTTTCTGCAATTTGAAACAG GTGGATCTCAAGCTCAAAATTTGCCGTGGTTCATCAGTGAAGAAGATTTTGGTCAGGGAAGCCATTGCTTATTCTGCAACTCATCTTGTGCTGGGAACATGCCATGGCCACCATAAAATCCGGTCATCTACCTCTGTGGCTAAGTACTGTGCCAAAAAGTTGTCTAAGGACTGTTCTGTTTGTGCTGTTAATAATGGGAAGGTTGTCTTCAAGAGTGATGGCTTGCCAGATACGGCTGCCCTCGACTCACAAG GTCACAGAAATGGTTTGCTTGGTTCAAATCACTGGAAAATCAGTAAGAGTACAAAAGTGCTAAGTGATGAGAGTGCAAAGAGTGATGCTGGTAAGAGTACTGGCCAATTTTCGGATCACAGTTTGGCGAAGATTTTAATGGATACTACTGAGTTTGATAGAAAAGATAGCTGCTCGGTTTGTGATCCAACCTTGGCATTGCCGCCTCCAGACTCTTGCCACCAATCTGCAGAAGAAGAATCTTGCAATGATCGTGGTTATGATAATTCCTTGGCTATAGTGCCCGTTCCGGCCATAGATGCCGCACCACCTGAATTGAAACCAGGCTGGCCACTACTTCACTAG